The Paenibacillus uliginis N3/975 genome has a window encoding:
- a CDS encoding DinB family protein, with amino-acid sequence MTYTNSSGKEFMTSIRDILTHVALHGQYHRGQINSRFRADGIDPVNMDYITFVR; translated from the coding sequence ATAACATACACAAATAGTAGTGGTAAAGAATTTATGACTTCTATACGAGATATTTTAACTCACGTAGCACTTCATGGTCAGTATCATCGAGGACAGATTAACTCGCGATTTAGAGCAGATGGTATTGATCCAGTTAACATGGATTATATTACTTTTGTAAGATAG
- a CDS encoding HAD hydrolase-like protein produces the protein MNIKPNECWVLEDSKNGIQAANAAGMKCIGFINQNSGDQGLSRADTIVNNIRDIKVMDLLLE, from the coding sequence TTGAATATTAAGCCAAATGAATGTTGGGTACTTGAAGATTCTAAAAATGGTATTCAAGCAGCAAATGCTGCAGGAATGAAATGTATAGGTTTTATTAATCAGAATTCAGGAGATCAAGGTTTATCAAGAGCGGATACTATCGTTAATAACATAAGAGATATTAAGGTGATGGATCTCTTGTTGGAATAA
- a CDS encoding glycoside hydrolase family 127 protein, translating into MKKREQKLQYWQAVPFTKVRIEDSFWRPRLEVLKRVTLRTCLDKCEQTGRISNFAKAGGLMEGNFEGIYFNDSDVYKVLEGVAYSLMTDRDPALEQEVDRIFDLIAAAQEEDGYLSTYFTLEAPDQKWIDMERHEMYNGGHLIEAAVAYYEATGKRVLLDVACRLADHYDNLFGPGKRHWVEGHEEIELALVKLYRVTGEERYWKLSLWLLEERGHGHGVGTIWNREEWGPAYCQDDVPVKDIEKVTGHAVRAMYLYAAMADVVLASKDTSYVGALNKVWSNTVERNMYITGGIGPSQHNEGFTHDYDMPNETAYCETCAAIAMVYWNHRMNLLEGDAKYADIVEREMYNGALSGISLSGDQFFYVNPLVSTGDHHRTAWYDTSCCPTNLARFLPSIGQYVYALTDDGIAVNQYIDGESEMQLSGDGPSVRIIQRTNYPWNGRIELEVQLETTATFTLKLRIPGWCKSYQISAGDTVPKDIETLTNDGYLVLQREWVPGQTIVLELDMPVEAVRARSEVVANRERVAIQRGPVVYCLEAVDNPEVEYDSLAISAHQPMAINDRPELLGGVVTLSGRDEEGRPITLIPYYAWDNREPGFMQVWIPEAKEEVLYSS; encoded by the coding sequence ATGAAGAAAAGGGAGCAAAAATTGCAATATTGGCAGGCCGTTCCTTTTACCAAAGTAAGGATTGAGGATTCCTTCTGGCGGCCGCGCCTGGAAGTGCTGAAGCGGGTTACGCTAAGAACCTGCCTGGATAAATGCGAGCAGACAGGGCGCATTTCGAATTTTGCCAAAGCGGGCGGTTTGATGGAAGGGAACTTTGAGGGGATTTATTTTAATGATTCCGATGTGTATAAGGTGCTTGAAGGTGTCGCCTATTCCCTGATGACAGATCGTGATCCTGCACTTGAGCAGGAGGTCGATCGGATTTTTGATCTGATTGCAGCCGCGCAGGAAGAAGACGGATATCTTTCGACTTACTTCACGCTTGAGGCACCGGATCAAAAATGGATCGACATGGAGCGGCACGAAATGTATAATGGCGGTCACCTGATTGAAGCGGCGGTTGCGTATTATGAAGCAACAGGCAAACGGGTACTGCTGGATGTCGCCTGTCGACTTGCTGATCATTACGACAACTTGTTCGGTCCAGGGAAACGTCACTGGGTAGAAGGGCATGAAGAGATCGAGCTTGCGCTCGTTAAGTTGTACCGAGTGACGGGTGAGGAGCGTTACTGGAAGCTATCCCTGTGGCTGCTTGAGGAACGGGGTCACGGTCATGGCGTGGGTACAATTTGGAACCGGGAAGAATGGGGGCCAGCTTACTGCCAGGATGATGTACCGGTAAAAGATATCGAGAAGGTGACGGGGCACGCAGTACGTGCGATGTACTTGTATGCCGCAATGGCTGATGTCGTTCTTGCATCGAAGGATACGTCTTACGTTGGCGCACTCAATAAGGTATGGTCGAACACGGTGGAGCGGAACATGTACATCACCGGCGGTATCGGACCTTCCCAGCACAATGAGGGCTTCACGCATGATTATGACATGCCGAACGAAACAGCCTACTGTGAGACATGTGCAGCTATCGCAATGGTATATTGGAATCATCGAATGAACCTGCTAGAAGGCGATGCCAAATATGCGGACATTGTGGAACGGGAGATGTACAACGGGGCTTTATCAGGCATATCCCTATCGGGAGACCAGTTCTTCTATGTTAATCCGCTGGTTTCGACGGGGGATCATCATCGTACGGCTTGGTACGATACGTCCTGTTGCCCAACCAACCTTGCTCGATTCCTGCCTTCGATTGGTCAATATGTATATGCCCTTACGGATGACGGCATTGCGGTCAATCAATATATTGACGGCGAGAGTGAAATGCAACTTAGTGGAGACGGGCCGTCCGTTCGTATTATCCAGCGGACGAACTACCCGTGGAACGGCAGGATAGAGCTTGAGGTACAACTGGAGACAACGGCAACGTTTACGTTGAAGCTGCGCATCCCTGGATGGTGCAAGAGTTATCAGATATCTGCCGGTGACACCGTGCCTAAGGATATCGAAACACTGACCAATGACGGATATCTTGTCTTGCAACGCGAGTGGGTACCTGGTCAAACCATCGTACTGGAGTTAGATATGCCAGTTGAAGCTGTTCGGGCCAGATCGGAAGTGGTGGCGAATCGCGAACGGGTCGCCATTCAAAGAGGTCCGGTCGTCTATTGCCTAGAAGCGGTGGACAATCCGGAAGTAGAGTACGACTCATTAGCGATTTCTGCACATCAGCCGATGGCTATAAACGATCGTCCCGAGTTACTAGGCGGCGTTGTGACCCTTTCAGGCCGGGATGAGGAAGGCAGACCGATTACACTTATCCCGTACTATGCATGGGATAATCGGGAACCAGGCTTCATGCAGGTTTGGATCCCAGAAGCTAAGGAAGAGGTGCTGTATTCAAGCTAA
- a CDS encoding carbohydrate ABC transporter permease: MKDSKLKLAAGYVALIIISMMFIMPFVWLIRSALMDLSQIFIMPPEWIPNPFRWDNFKRALTVLPFGTFFVNTLVIVISTLIGTVVTSTIAAFGFSRIQWKGRDIVFAILLSSMMLPSAVTMIPSFLGWKWLGFYDTFYPLIVPAFFGGGMFNIFLLRQFYMGIPRDFDEAAVVDGASYFQIFFRILLPLSRSAVIVVALFTFLASWNDFMGPLIYLKSDNRFTLALGLQMFQGSYSAQWDLLMAASAVVVLPCVIVFLIGQRYFLEGITLTGLKG, from the coding sequence ATGAAAGATTCAAAGTTGAAACTGGCGGCAGGTTATGTGGCGCTGATTATCATTTCCATGATGTTTATCATGCCATTTGTCTGGTTGATTCGCAGCGCTTTGATGGATTTATCGCAAATTTTCATTATGCCGCCGGAATGGATTCCGAATCCGTTTCGATGGGATAACTTCAAAAGAGCGTTAACGGTACTACCGTTCGGGACATTTTTTGTGAATACACTTGTCATCGTTATCTCCACACTGATCGGCACCGTGGTTACCAGTACGATTGCAGCGTTTGGGTTTTCGCGTATCCAATGGAAAGGGCGAGACATTGTCTTTGCCATTCTGCTGTCAAGCATGATGCTTCCCTCTGCGGTAACGATGATTCCAAGCTTCCTCGGGTGGAAGTGGCTTGGTTTTTACGATACATTTTACCCGCTGATAGTACCTGCATTTTTCGGCGGCGGCATGTTCAATATATTTTTACTACGCCAGTTTTACATGGGGATTCCAAGAGATTTCGACGAAGCTGCAGTCGTGGATGGCGCCTCTTATTTTCAGATTTTTTTCCGCATTTTATTGCCGCTTAGCCGTTCGGCGGTAATTGTAGTGGCATTATTTACATTCTTGGCATCCTGGAACGACTTTATGGGGCCGTTGATTTATTTGAAAAGCGATAATCGATTTACACTCGCGCTTGGCTTGCAAATGTTTCAGGGGTCGTATAGTGCACAATGGGATTTGCTAATGGCAGCATCCGCTGTGGTTGTTCTGCCATGCGTGATCGTGTTCCTCATTGGACAGCGTTATTTTCTTGAAGGTATTACGCTCACTGGACTTAAGGGCTAA